AATCCTGTCGCTCTCACGCCGCTCCGCACTTGAAAGCGAATCGCGCGCCTTTGCCGATTCGCAAGGCTATGCGGTCGATTGGGACGCGGTGACGCGCCTCGACGACGCGGCCTTGGTCAACGGCATCGCGCAGATCGCCCCGTTCGACGTGGCGGCGAAACAGGCGATGCTGGAGGCAGACGGGATCGAAGATCGCGCCGAACTCATCATCCAGCTGATGCAATTTTTCGGTCGGCATGACGGCGAGGATTCGGTGACGCTGCAGTGAGCCGATCGACGCAAAAGCGCCGGATAGGCGGCGCCACGATGATGGTTTGGATGTTCTTCACCAACCTGTTCGAGCCGAAGAAGGTCGCGGCGATGGAGCAGATCGACACACAGCGGCGGATTGGGACCGAAGCGCAGCGCGCGTATCACGCAGCCCCGCCGGATTGACGGTGTCCTACAACGCGCGCGTCCCGTAAACTGGGCAAGGCTCTTTCACATCGCTGCCTCTGTATGGATCGCGTCGGCCAAAGCCGAAACACCGCCGATGGTGTGACTCGTGTGACTCGTGTGACTTTAGCCGCAAGTGCGAATAGCTAGACCGTCATCCCCTGCAGCAACTTCGGCACATCCCCACTCTCGCCCCGCGCCTCGGCGATGAAGCGGCGCTTCAAGGGCGGGATCTGCTGGACCGCAGACAGGCCGAACCGCCGCACGGCATTGGCGGTCTTGCCCGGTACGCCGAACAGCCGCGTCAGGCCATCGGTCGCGACCGAGACCATGAAGGTGTCGAGGCTGCGCCAGCGGTCATAGCGCGCGAGCAATTGCGGATCGCCAAGGTCGAGCCCGGTGCGCTTGCCCTCGACCAGCACCTCGACCAGCGTCGCCACGTCGCGGAAGCCGACATTGACGCCCTGCCCCGCAATCGGGTGGATGCCGTGCGCCGCGTCTCCCACCAGCGCCATCCGGTCGGACACGATCTTCGCGGCATGGTGGAAGCCGAGCGGATAGCTCGAGCGTGCGCCGAGCGGCCCGAGCTTGCCCAGGAACCCGCCGATGCGCTTGTCCGCCTCGGCCAGCCAGCCACGTTCGGACAATTTCATCATCCCCGGCGCCTGGTCGCGCGTCACCGACCAGACGATGCACGAGCGATGGCCCTGCTCGTCATCGTTGAGCGGCAGGATCGCGAACGGCCCGTCGGGATAGAAGATTTCGAACGCGATATTGTCGTGTGGCCGCTCGTGATGCAGCGACGTCACGATCGCTGCATTGTCATAGGTCCAGCGCGCGACGCGCAGCCCCGCCTTCTCGCGCATCGGCGACCCGCGCCCCTCGGCGGCGATCAGCAGCGGGGCTTTGACCACCGCGCCCGAATCGAGCGTGACGGTGACGCCATGCTCGCCGCGGTCGACATCGACCGCCCGCGTCTTCATCCGCACATCGACGCGCGGCGCGGCGCAGGCCGCCTCGTACAAAGCCGCGCGCAGCCGGCGATTCTCGACCATATGGCCGAGCGCGCCATCGCCCGGTTCGGGCGCGAAATCGAGCGCGCCGGGTTCGAGTCCATCGCTGACGCGAATCCCCTCGATCGGGCAAGCAAAGGGCAGCAGCCGGTCCGCGACGCCGATCGCCTGCAGCATGCGCCACGGTGCCCCGGCAATCGCGGAGGCGCGGCCATCGAAGCCCGCCGCCAAGATCACGTCGGGATCGGCAATATCGACGACGATCGCGCTCATGCCATGCGCGTCCAGCGTGACCGCGAGCGCGCTGCCGACGAGCCCGCCGCCGAGGATGATGACGTCTGCGGTTTGCATCGATGCTGTTTCCATAGCGTACTTCTAACGCCTGACGGCGATCCTGCCAAACGCGCGTTCCGCTTGACGGCAGCAGCGCCGCGCGCGATGATTTCGCGGGCACAGACAGCGAACATCGGAAACCGAATATGGCGAGCCGCGCGCAGCCACCATTGTGGCGTGAAACCGTCCGGGCAGGCGCCGTCCGCAGCGGTGCGCTGATCGGCGCGATCATCATCACGATCGCGGTCGTGCTGATCATGGTTGCGGTGGCGAGCTATCACGCCAGCGATCCCTCGCTCAACACCGCCTCGGGCAGCGCTGCGCAGAATTGGCTTGGTAAACCCGGCGCTTTCCTGGCCGACGGCGCCTTCTGGCTGCTCGGCCCAGGCATCATCCTGCTCCTGCCGACGCTGTTGTTGATTGCGCTCAGGCTGTGGCGCGACGTGCCGGTCGGGCGCTGGCGGCGGATGCTGCTGGTGTCGGGCGGTGGTATTGCACTGGTGGCCACGACCTTCGGCTTGATTTCGGGCGCGGCGGTGCCGTGGCTCCCGGCCGGTTGGGGCGGCATCGTCGGGCTCGCGCTGGCGAATCTGCTCCGCGTCGCGATTCTGCTGATCGGCGACCCGACCGCGATGCTGTGGACCGCGCGCGGCATCGGTGCGCTCCTCGGCGCGGGCGGTCTTGCGCTGTGGGCATACAGCTTCACAATCGACATCGGGGAACGCCCGGAACGCCCTGCGCGCGAACCGAAGCGCTTGACCGACCAGCGCAACCTAGCGCTGGATCAGGACGTGTACGCGCCGGAACCCGCTCCGCGCAAACTCTCCATCCCCCGCGCGCTTGCGAAACCCGATTCGCGCCCCGGCCCGGTTATCGCGGATCGTCCGATGACGCCGGTCACCGTCGCCAAGCCGCGGGCGAAACAGACCAGCATGGATTTCGGCGACACCTCGACCCTGCCATCGCTTGACCTGCTCAAGCCCACCCCGCCTGCGGCTGGTGGCCCGATTGACAAGGTCGCGCTCGATCGCAATGCCCGACTGCTCGAAACGGTGCTGAGCGATTTCCATGTCAAGGGATCGATCATTAACGTGCGCCCGGGCCCGGTCGTCACGATGTACGAACTCGAACCCGCCGCCGGGATCAAAGCCAACCGCGTGATCCAATTGGCCGACGATATCGCACGCAACATGTCGGCGGTCTCCGCGCGCGTCGCCACAATTCCGGGACGCACCGTGATCGGGATCGAATTGCCCAATGCGCGGCGCGAGACGGTGGGTTTGCGCGAGCTGATCGATTCGCTCGATGACCATTCCAATGGTCAGCCAGGCGGGTTGTCGCTCGTGCTGGGCAAGAACATTGCGGGCGACCCGGTCATCGCCGATCTGGCGCCGATGCCGCATCTGCTGGTCGCGGGCACGACCGGATCGGGCAAATCGGTCGGACTCAACTGCATGATCCTGTCGCTGCTCTATCGCCTGCGGCCCGACCAGTGCCGGATGATCATGATCGATCCCAAGATGCTCGAACTGAGCATGTATGATGACATCCCGCATCTGCTCTCTCCGGTCGTTACGGATCCGGCCAAGGCGGTACGCGCGCTGAAGTGGGCGGTCGAGCAGATGGAGGATCGCTACCGCCAGATGTCGTCGGTCGGCGTGCGCAGCCTCGCCAGCTTCAACGACAAGGTCCGCGCCGCCAAGGCCAAGGGCCAGCCGCTCGGGCGCAAGGTGCAGACCGGCTACGAACCCGTCACGGGCGCGCCGATCTATGAGGAGGAAACGCTCGATTATCAGGTGCTGCCGCAGATCGTGGTGATCATTGACGAGCTGGCCGATCTGATGATGACGGCGGGCAAGGAAGTCGAATTCCTGATCCAGCGACTGGCCCAAAAGGCGCGCGCGGCGGGCATCCATCTGATCATGGCGACGCAGCGCCCGTCGGTCGACGTCATCACCGGCGTGATCAAGGCGAATCTGCCGACGCGGATCAGCTTTCACGTTACCTCGAAGATCGATTCGCGCACCATCCTGGGCGAGCAGGGGGCAGAGCAATTGCTGGGCAAGGGCGACATGCTCTATATGCCCGGCGGCAAAGGCATCGTGCGCGTTCACGGGCCGTTTGTGTCGGACGATGAGGTGCGCGCGGTGACCGATCACTGGCGCGCGCAAGGACGCCCCGACTATAATACCTCCGTTACCGAAGAGCCCGCCGACGGCTTCGCGCTCGACGGCGCGCCCACGGGCGAGGATTCGGCCGAAGATCAGCAATATCGCGCGGCAATCCAGTTGGTCGTGGAAAGCCAGAAGGCCTCGACCTCCTGGGTGCAGCGTCAGCTCCGCGTCGGCTATAACAGTGCGGCGCGGCTGATCGAGCGCATGGAAAAAGACGGCATCGTCAGCCGTCCTGACCATGTCGGCCGTCGCGAGGTCCTGCGCGATCGCGACGGCAACCCTCTGTAAGCGCAGACGTTCACAAGCTGTTCAAACGCAATACTGCTTTGTGCGACTTCATTTTTCGGAGAAACCGCCATGCGCCTGCGCATCCCCGCGCTGTTCGCGCTCCCTGCCCTGCTCGCCACCTCGGTGGTGTCCGCGGCGCCGTCGAGCGATTTGTCGTCGGTGCAACGCCATCTGCAAAGCGTCGAGAGCATGACCGCCGCCTTTACCCAGACCGATCGCGCCGGAAAAGTGCTGACCGGCACGCTGACGCTCAAGAAACCCGGAAAAATCCGCTTTCAATATGAAAAGAGCGTCCCGATTCTGATCGTTGGCGATGGCAAATCTTTGTGGTTCCTGGATTATTCGGTCGGGCAGAAGCAGCGCTGGCCGATCGGCAATTCACCGCTCGGGATCCTGCTCGATCCGTCGCGCGACATGAACAAGATCGCCACGGTCGTGCCGACCGGCAACCCGGCCACGATCGCGATCGATGCCGCCGACCCCAAGCATCCCGAATATGGCAGGATCAGCATGGTATTCGCGCGCAGTGCGACTGCCCCCGGTGGATTGATGCTGCAGGGCTGGGTGACGCTCGATTCGCAGAACAACCGCACAACGATTCGCTTGTCGAACCAGCGCTTCAACGCGCCGGTTAGCGACGGAACGTTCCAATGGCGCGATCCGGTGCGCAATTCCGGCCGAAAGTGACCGCCATTCATATTGGCGACAGGTTCGCGCCGGTAAAGACGGAGTTGCGGATGTGGGCGTTTCGGGATTTCCCCCTGTTGCCCGGGCACTCACTTCCCGCCTGCGTGACGAACGCTAGGTCGGCCCTCGCTCCATGCCCCCGGAGCGGGGGCCTTTCCATGTCTGGCTGGTATCGTGCCGCATGGCTCGATAGAGCGTCATGATGTCTTCGCCGCTCAAGATCGTATCCTGGAACATAAATTCTGTCCGTTTCCGGATCGAGATTGTCGAGAAGTTCCTACGCGAGGTTGCCCCCGATATTCTGTGCCTGCAGGAAACCAAGGTAATCGATCAGGATTTCCCGACCGCGTCGTTCAAGGCGCTCGGCTATCGCCACATCGTCCTGCACGGACAAAAAATGCACCACGGCGTCGCGATCCTATCGAAGATTCCGCTGATCGAGGATGACCGCCTCGACTGGCAAGCCAATCGCGAAGCACGGCATGTCGGCGTGCGCTTGGCGAACGGCATGCGAATCGAGAACGTGTATGTGCCGGCGGGCGGCGATGTGCCCGATCGCGAAGCCAATGCGAAATTTGGGCAGAAGCTCGATTTTCTCGATCGGATGACGCGCTGGTCGGAAACGCTCGACGTCCCGACGCTGCTGGTCGGCGATCTCAACATCGCACCGCTCGAATCGGATGTATGGAATCATAAGCAATTGCTCGGTGTGGTCAGCCACACGCCGATCGAAGTCGCGTCGATGGCGCGGCTCAAGGCGTCGAACAGCTGGGTCGATCTCGGGCGGCACTTCTTCCCCGAACCGGCGCGACTCCACACATGGTGGAGCTATCGCTCAGCCGATTGGACCGTCAACGATCGCGGGCGGAGACTCGATCATATGTGGGCAACCGCCGATATTGCGGCGGCCGCCACGCGCCACCATGTATTCGAAGAATGCCGTTCCTGGCTGAAACCCTCCGACCATGTGCCGATCATGACCGAGTTCCAGATTTGAACGGCGATCGCGCTGCGGCGCATAAGACCGCGCTCGCGATCGATGCGCTGCGGCGTGGCTGGCCCGTCGCCATCAAAGGCGTAGACGGGACACTCGCCTTGCTGCCGATCGAGACTTCGGACCCGGAACGACTGGCCGCGTTCGATCCGGTCGGGGACGCCACACTCCTGCTGTCGGCCGGGCGCGCAGCAACGCTAAAACTCACCAACCAGCGCGACGCTGCGGCGCCCGACGCGCCGGTGCTGATCGAACGCGCGACGTGGATCGATTTTGCGATGGCGACGGCGCTGTCCGACCCGCAATTCGATTTGACCATGCCGATGAAGGGTCCGTTTCGCGCGCTGTGCCTGACCGAACATGAAGCAGGCGCGTCCGCACTACGCCTGGCACGGATCGGTGGCGTGCTTCCGGCTTTCTTCGTTCAGCCGGGCCTGTCGGCCGCGCTCGAGCTGACGCCCGGGGACATCGACGCGCACGAGGATGCGACTCGATTGACCATCGCCACCCGCGCACATTTGCCGGTCGCGGGCGCCGAAGATGCGGAGATCGTGGCGTTCCGCACGCCCGAAATGCCCGGCGAACATATCGCCTTGCTGATCGGCACGCCCGACGGTCACCCGCCGCTGGTGCGCTTGCATAGCGAGTGTCTCACCGGCGACGTGCTCGGAAGTCTGAAATGCGATTGCGGCCCGCAATTGCACGCTGCGATCCGCGCGGTCGAAGCGAGCGGGTGGGGAATCATCCTGTATCTGCGCCAAGAGGGACGCGGGATCGGGCTGATCAACAAGCTGCGCGCTTATGCGTTGCAGGATCAGGGGTTCGATACGGTCGATGCCAACACGCGCCTCGGCTTTGCGGTCGATTCGCGCAATTTCGCGGTGGCGGCGCGGATGCTGGAACTGCTCGGCCAGCGATCGGTACGACTCCTCACCAACAATCCGGAAAAGGTCGCGCAACTGGAGGCGGCCGGGATTTCAGTGGCCGAGCGCGTGCCGCACATCCTGCCCGCCAATCCCCACAACGCTCGCTATCTGGCGACGAAGCGCGACCGCACCGGACATCAATTTTAGCCGAGCAGTGCCGCCACTTCGTCGAAGGTGGTGGCGATTTTGTGAACACCGATCGCGCGTAGCTTTTCGGCATGGTCCGGCCCGCAATGCGAGCCGCCGACGAACCCGACGACGTGCGCGCCCGATGCCACTGCCCCGGTCGCGCCAACGGGCGAATCCTCCACGACCACGCACCGTTCGATCGGCACGCCGAGCGCGGCTGCCGCATGGAGGTAGATGTCGGGCGCGGGCTTACCCCGCGCGACATGCTCCTTGCCCGAAAAGATCCGGTCGCCGAACACCTCGCGCAGGCCGATATGGTGGAGGTGGCGCGTGATCCATGCGGTCGAGCTCGACGAAGCGATCGCCTTGGGCAGATCACCAGGCAAATCGAACACAAAGCGCACGGCCCCTTCGACCGCATCGACGCCCTCGCGCATGATGCGGTCGTCCTCGGCCTTGCGCGCGACGTGGAAATCATCGGGCAAGGGCCGCCCGATCCAGCGTTCGATCGCGCCCAGGAACGCGTGCCCCGACAGGCCCATAAAATTTGCGAACGAATCGGCCGCGCTCGTCGGATGGCCGATGCTGGTGAGATAATCAGCGATCTGACGGTTGCCGACCGCTTCGCTTTCGATCAGCACGCCGTCGAAATCGAAGATCAACGCGTCGAACGTCATGTGCGCGCACCGAACAAGGCCGTACCGACGCGGACATGCGTCGCGCCGAGCATCGTCGCGACTTCATAATCGCCCGACATACCCATGCTGAGTCCATCGAGCCCATGGTCGCGCGCGATCTTGGCGAGGAGCGCAAAATAGGGTGCGGCCTCGGTTTCGGCAGGCGGTACCGCCATCAGTCCAGCGACGGGCAGATCGGCAACGCGCGCTTCGGCTAGCAAGGCGGGCAGATCCGCAATCGCACACCCACCCTTCTGCGTCTCGTCCCCGATATTCACTTGCAGGAAGCAGGCCGGGCGACGGTCCAATTTGTCCATCGCGCGCGCGAGCGCGGTGATGAGCGACGCGCGATCGACGGAATGGATCGCGTCAAACAATGCGACGGCATCATCGGCTTTGTTCGATTGAAGCTGCCCAACCAGGTGCAGCTCGAGTTCTGGAAAGGCCTCGCGCAGCGCGGGCCATTTCGACTGCGCTTCCTGCACGCGGTTTTCGCCGAAAGCGCGCTGCCCGGCGTGGAGCAACGGTTCGATCTCGGCCGCGTCGCGCGTCTTGGAGACGGCGATCAACGTGACGGACTCGGGTTTGCGGTCGGCCAGCGCTGCCGCCTGCGCTATTCGCGTGGTGACGGCAGCAAGACGGGAGGTGGGGTCGTCGGTAGACATTGGCAGCGCTATAGGCTGCACCATGGCCGTTCGTCACCCCAGCTTGCCGTCAAAAGCGTTCCCGACGCTGTGGTTGATGACCGACGAACGGATGGGGCCAGCGCTATGGACCGCGCTGGAGCGCTTGCCCCCCGGCAGCGGGGTGGTGTTCCGGCATTTTGCGACGCCGCCAGCCGAGCGCACCGCGATCTTTACGCGGCTGTCCCGGGTCGCGCGGCGGCGGCGGCTGATCGTCGTGCGCGCCGGCGTGAAAGGACAGTCTCCAGACCTTCACCCAGCGCACTCGGGGCGCGAGGCGGTGAGCGCACGACGCGCCGGGGCCGATCTGGTGCTGGTATCGCCGGTCTATCCGACCCGGACCCATCCCGGTGCCCCCGCGCTGGGCCCCATTCGGGCGGCGATGATCGCGCGCGCCGCGGGAGTTCCCGCGATTGCGCTGGGCGGCATGAATGCGTCGCGGTTCAAGCGCTTGCGCGCGTTGGGATTTGCAGGATGGGCCGCGATCGACGGCCTGACCCGGACTTAGAAGCGGAAGGCAGTGCCGATATAGACGGCGCGACTGTCACGCCCGTTGCGATCGGTCATCGCTTGCGAGACGAGCCTGTCGCGTTCGGTTTTGTAGCGGACCCCCGCCGTCACGTCGAAACGGCGCGTGAGGGCGTAGGAGCCGCCGACATCGATCGAATAGGCCGGTGCATCCTCGATCAACTTGGGTCCGTTGCCGACCGGGCGATCGGCCGATGCGTTCACGCGCCCGCTAACGCGCTTACCGGTGTAGCTGACGCCGACATCCGCCGATTCGCGCGAGCCGGGCAAACCTGCCAGATCGACCTTCGCAACGTCGCCCGATACGGCGAAGCGCTTCCAACCGACAGCAACGCCCAGGTTATAGGCGATCGGCGTCAGTGCGACAGTCGAGGCTGGTAGCGGCGATGCGCGATCGACCACGGTGATGCCGCGCGCCGAGCGCGCGCGGACCGCGATCGCCACGGCCTTATTGTTCGTGGGTCGCGATTCGGATGGCGTGAAGCGGAAACCGGTGGCGTCGAGGCCGCCGCGCGCGAAGATCGCAGCCAGACGGGGATCGGCCGAAGCCGGCGTGAACGACCCGACGCCGCGCGCAAACACTGCGCTGCCGCGGGGTGCCATCCGAGCCATAGGAACGTCGTTTGCGCCAATTGCCGGAGCCACGGCGACGCCGAGGACGGCAAGCGACCCCAACACGATCCCGGATATCCAGCGAGCAGAAAACACGAGCAACCCCTAACACTGTGCCTTCGCAGCACTAGTCCCTTATAACGCACTTATCACGATTCGATTCCGCGCTGCCACCTTCTTGACTCAATTTCTCGAAAGAGTGTCGTCAAGGACACACCCGCCCGGCCCCGCCGGGCACCATATGTGTCGCTTGCGGCCTAGCCGGGACATCCTATAGATACCGCCTTATCCCCGCATCCGTTTTGTTCAGGAACATCCGATGATCCGCCGTCTCCGCATCGCGAACCGCCCAGTGTTCCGCACCGTTGCCCTAGTTTCGCTTGCGGCGCTGTCGCTCGCGGCGTGCAGCAAGGGCGGACGGCCCAAAAATGCCGATCTCGCCGCGTCGAAGGTCATGACGATCGGCGTCAACGCCTATCTGTGGCGCGCCAGCCTCGACACGCTGAGCTTCATGCCGCTGTTGCAGACCGATTCGAACGGCGGCGTGATCGTCACTGACTGGTACATCAACCCCGCCGCGCCGACCGAGCGCGTCAAGGTCACCGTGACGATCCTCGACCAGGATCTGCGCGCCGACGGCCTGCGCGTCGCCTATCTGCGGCAGATCAACCAGGGCGGCCAGTGGGTTGCCGCGCCGACCCAGGCGGCAACCGTGCAGAAGCTCGAGGATATCATCCTCACCAAGGCACGCGACCTCCGCCGCGCCGCCGTCGCCGGCTAAGGCAGCGTTCCGATGGCGTCACGCTTCAACGCGCTGAAGGCGGACGCGGCTTGGCAAAAGGTGTGGGACGACCGCGCCACCTTCGTCGCGCGCGACGATTCGCTCAAGCCGCGCTCCTATGTGCTCGAGATGTTCCCCTATCCGTCGGGGAAGATCCACATGGGCCATGTCCGCAACTATACGATGGGCGACGTGCTCGCGCGCTTCCGCCGTATGCAAGGCATGGAAGTGCTGCATCCGATGGGATGGGACGCCTTCGGCATGCCGGCCGAGAATGCCGCGATGGAGAAAGGTGTCCATCCCGGCGGCTGGACGCGGGACAACATCGCCACGATGAAGGCACAGTTGAAGCGCCTCGGCTTCGCGCTCGATTGGAGCCGCGAGCTGGCGACGTGCGAGCCCGACTATTACGGGCACGAACAGGCACTGTTCCTCGAACTGTTCCGCCACGGGCTGGTCTACCGCAAGGAATCCTCGGTCAATTGGGATCCGGTCGACATGACGGTGCTTGCCAATGAGCAAGTCATCGAAGGACGCGGCTGGCGTTCGGGCGCGTTGGTCGAGCGGCGCAAGCTGTCGCAATGGTTCCTCAAGATCACCGACTTCGCCGAAGAGCTGCTCGAAGGCTTGGGCGGGCTCGAACATTGGCCCGATAAGGTCAAATTGATGCAGGAGAATTGGATTGGGCGCAGCCAGGGGCTGCAATTCCGCTTCGCCCTGTCCGACGGAGGTTCGGTCGAAGTCTTCACTACGCGCCCCGATACGATCTTCGGGGCAAGCTTCGTCGCGGTCGCGGCAGACCATCCGATCGCGCAGGCGCTCGCGGCGGGCAATCAGGACGCCGCCGCCTTCATTGCACTGTGCAAGCGCGGCGGCACCACTGCAGCCGAACTCGATACGCAGGAGAAACTCGGCTTCGACACCGGGATCACGGCGACGCATCCGTTTGACCCGGATCAGCAATTGCCCGTGTACATCGCCAATTTCGTGCTGATGGACTATGGGACCGGCGCGGTGTTCGGCGTGCCCGCACACGACCAGCGCGACATGGATTTCGCGCGCAAATATGATCTGACGGTGCGGCGAGTCGTCTCCGATGGCGACGTCACCGAGCCACAGTTCACGGGCGACACCGCCTATACCGGCCCCGGCACGCTGGTGAATTCGCACTTTCTCGACGGCATGGATGTCGAGGATGCCAAGCGCACCGTGATCCAGCGTGCCGAGGGCGAAGGCTGGGGCACCGGATCGACCGTATTTCGTCTGCGCGACTGGGGTGTCAGCCGTCAGCGCTATTGGGGCACGCCGATCCCGATCATCCATTGCGATGCGTGCGGTGCTGTGCCGGTCCCCACTGAGCAATTGCCGGTCGTGCTGCCCGAGGACGTCAGCTTCGACATTCCCGGTAATCCGCTCGACCGCCATCCGACGTGGAAGAACGTCCCCTGCCCGTCCTGCGGCGGTGCTGCCCGACGCGAAACCGACACGCTCGACACGTTCGTGGATTCGTCCTGGTACTTCATCCGCTTCGCCAGCCAGCCCAAGGACAAGCCGTTCGACCGCGAAGTGGCCGAGAAATGGCTACCGGTCGCGCAATATATCGGCGGGGTCGAGCATGCGATCCTGCATTTGCTCTATGCCCGATTCTGGACCCGTGCACTGAAACACATCGGCATGCTTGATGTAGCTGAGCCCTTCGCGGGCCTGTTCACGCAAGGCATGGTGACGCACGAGACCTATAGCCGCCAGGTCACCGAAACCGGCAGCGACGGCGTCGATACGATCACCAAGCCACTGTGGTTGTCGCTCGACGATATCGTAAAGCAGGACGACGGCTATATCGAGCGTGCCACCGGCAAAGCGGTCACCGTCGGCCGCGTCGAGAAGATGTCGAAGTCGAAGAAGAACACCGTCGACCCGACCGGAATCGTCGATCAATATGGCGCCGACGCGACGCGCTGGTTCATGCTGTCCGACTCACCACCCGAGCGCGATCTGCCGTGGAGCGAGGCGGGGATCGAGGGTTCGTGGCGCTTCATTCAGCGGCTGTGGCGGTTGTTCGATGCGCCCGAAAGTGCCGAAAGTGCCACTCAGAACGCTGCGCTGGACCGCAAGCTGCACCAGACGATCGCCGGAATTGCCGTTGATATTGAAGCACTTGCCTTCAACAAGGCAGTCGCCAAGCTGTACGAACTGGTCAATGCGATAGAGCGTGCCGAGCCGTCCGCATCGCGCGACTCGGCGATCGCCACGCTGATGCGTCTGGTCGCACCGATGGCACCGCATCTGGCCGAGGACGCCTGGGCCGCCGCCGGCAATTCCGGGCTGATCGCGGATGCGGCCTGGCCCGAGGTCGACCCCGCCTTGCTGGTCGAGGATGAAGTGACGATCGCGGTGCAGATCAACGGCAAATTGCGCGACACGCTCGTCATGCCAAAGGGCACGTCGCGCGAGACAGTCGAAGCGGCTG
Above is a genomic segment from Sphingomonas sp. HMP6 containing:
- a CDS encoding UbiH/UbiF/VisC/COQ6 family ubiquinone biosynthesis hydroxylase; this encodes MQTADVIILGGGLVGSALAVTLDAHGMSAIVVDIADPDVILAAGFDGRASAIAGAPWRMLQAIGVADRLLPFACPIEGIRVSDGLEPGALDFAPEPGDGALGHMVENRRLRAALYEAACAAPRVDVRMKTRAVDVDRGEHGVTVTLDSGAVVKAPLLIAAEGRGSPMREKAGLRVARWTYDNAAIVTSLHHERPHDNIAFEIFYPDGPFAILPLNDDEQGHRSCIVWSVTRDQAPGMMKLSERGWLAEADKRIGGFLGKLGPLGARSSYPLGFHHAAKIVSDRMALVGDAAHGIHPIAGQGVNVGFRDVATLVEVLVEGKRTGLDLGDPQLLARYDRWRSLDTFMVSVATDGLTRLFGVPGKTANAVRRFGLSAVQQIPPLKRRFIAEARGESGDVPKLLQGMTV
- a CDS encoding FtsK/SpoIIIE family DNA translocase: MASRAQPPLWRETVRAGAVRSGALIGAIIITIAVVLIMVAVASYHASDPSLNTASGSAAQNWLGKPGAFLADGAFWLLGPGIILLLPTLLLIALRLWRDVPVGRWRRMLLVSGGGIALVATTFGLISGAAVPWLPAGWGGIVGLALANLLRVAILLIGDPTAMLWTARGIGALLGAGGLALWAYSFTIDIGERPERPAREPKRLTDQRNLALDQDVYAPEPAPRKLSIPRALAKPDSRPGPVIADRPMTPVTVAKPRAKQTSMDFGDTSTLPSLDLLKPTPPAAGGPIDKVALDRNARLLETVLSDFHVKGSIINVRPGPVVTMYELEPAAGIKANRVIQLADDIARNMSAVSARVATIPGRTVIGIELPNARRETVGLRELIDSLDDHSNGQPGGLSLVLGKNIAGDPVIADLAPMPHLLVAGTTGSGKSVGLNCMILSLLYRLRPDQCRMIMIDPKMLELSMYDDIPHLLSPVVTDPAKAVRALKWAVEQMEDRYRQMSSVGVRSLASFNDKVRAAKAKGQPLGRKVQTGYEPVTGAPIYEEETLDYQVLPQIVVIIDELADLMMTAGKEVEFLIQRLAQKARAAGIHLIMATQRPSVDVITGVIKANLPTRISFHVTSKIDSRTILGEQGAEQLLGKGDMLYMPGGKGIVRVHGPFVSDDEVRAVTDHWRAQGRPDYNTSVTEEPADGFALDGAPTGEDSAEDQQYRAAIQLVVESQKASTSWVQRQLRVGYNSAARLIERMEKDGIVSRPDHVGRREVLRDRDGNPL
- a CDS encoding LolA family protein; the protein is MRLRIPALFALPALLATSVVSAAPSSDLSSVQRHLQSVESMTAAFTQTDRAGKVLTGTLTLKKPGKIRFQYEKSVPILIVGDGKSLWFLDYSVGQKQRWPIGNSPLGILLDPSRDMNKIATVVPTGNPATIAIDAADPKHPEYGRISMVFARSATAPGGLMLQGWVTLDSQNNRTTIRLSNQRFNAPVSDGTFQWRDPVRNSGRK
- a CDS encoding exodeoxyribonuclease III → MSSPLKIVSWNINSVRFRIEIVEKFLREVAPDILCLQETKVIDQDFPTASFKALGYRHIVLHGQKMHHGVAILSKIPLIEDDRLDWQANREARHVGVRLANGMRIENVYVPAGGDVPDREANAKFGQKLDFLDRMTRWSETLDVPTLLVGDLNIAPLESDVWNHKQLLGVVSHTPIEVASMARLKASNSWVDLGRHFFPEPARLHTWWSYRSADWTVNDRGRRLDHMWATADIAAAATRHHVFEECRSWLKPSDHVPIMTEFQI
- the ribA gene encoding GTP cyclohydrolase II gives rise to the protein MNGDRAAAHKTALAIDALRRGWPVAIKGVDGTLALLPIETSDPERLAAFDPVGDATLLLSAGRAATLKLTNQRDAAAPDAPVLIERATWIDFAMATALSDPQFDLTMPMKGPFRALCLTEHEAGASALRLARIGGVLPAFFVQPGLSAALELTPGDIDAHEDATRLTIATRAHLPVAGAEDAEIVAFRTPEMPGEHIALLIGTPDGHPPLVRLHSECLTGDVLGSLKCDCGPQLHAAIRAVEASGWGIILYLRQEGRGIGLINKLRAYALQDQGFDTVDANTRLGFAVDSRNFAVAARMLELLGQRSVRLLTNNPEKVAQLEAAGISVAERVPHILPANPHNARYLATKRDRTGHQF
- a CDS encoding HAD family hydrolase, whose product is MTFDALIFDFDGVLIESEAVGNRQIADYLTSIGHPTSAADSFANFMGLSGHAFLGAIERWIGRPLPDDFHVARKAEDDRIMREGVDAVEGAVRFVFDLPGDLPKAIASSSSTAWITRHLHHIGLREVFGDRIFSGKEHVARGKPAPDIYLHAAAALGVPIERCVVVEDSPVGATGAVASGAHVVGFVGGSHCGPDHAEKLRAIGVHKIATTFDEVAALLG
- a CDS encoding YggS family pyridoxal phosphate-dependent enzyme; the encoded protein is MSTDDPTSRLAAVTTRIAQAAALADRKPESVTLIAVSKTRDAAEIEPLLHAGQRAFGENRVQEAQSKWPALREAFPELELHLVGQLQSNKADDAVALFDAIHSVDRASLITALARAMDKLDRRPACFLQVNIGDETQKGGCAIADLPALLAEARVADLPVAGLMAVPPAETEAAPYFALLAKIARDHGLDGLSMGMSGDYEVATMLGATHVRVGTALFGART
- a CDS encoding thiamine phosphate synthase, with protein sequence MAVRHPSLPSKAFPTLWLMTDERMGPALWTALERLPPGSGVVFRHFATPPAERTAIFTRLSRVARRRRLIVVRAGVKGQSPDLHPAHSGREAVSARRAGADLVLVSPVYPTRTHPGAPALGPIRAAMIARAAGVPAIALGGMNASRFKRLRALGFAGWAAIDGLTRT
- a CDS encoding DUF3576 domain-containing protein, giving the protein MIRRLRIANRPVFRTVALVSLAALSLAACSKGGRPKNADLAASKVMTIGVNAYLWRASLDTLSFMPLLQTDSNGGVIVTDWYINPAAPTERVKVTVTILDQDLRADGLRVAYLRQINQGGQWVAAPTQAATVQKLEDIILTKARDLRRAAVAG